One stretch of Rosistilla oblonga DNA includes these proteins:
- a CDS encoding matrixin family metalloprotease, with protein MFRRSIMSQKRKPLQRRKSRILVTETLESRRVLTASVGWDGPGLGNAELTYNISGSPSSLTQAETDAAIETALNAWSSVVDVSFTPTDQSGLRDSIDISFTNIDGDGGTLAQAYFPDDVNPARIAGDIQFDSSEVWEVGNSLGNQAFDLVWVAVHEIGHALGLDHLDDASAVLAPFVSPSQSFAGLSSEDIAEITSLYAAADDSILPVDDSDATTDLVDTSDDDTTDDDTLDSGDTENEETLDPVDDGTETVDDPTAEDDDSLEPVDDGGVLDGGETDETDETDAHCLDGSRFRFGVGLGLTGATAEDLLTRLDTNKDGELTEEDVSSRLWDRLVDAEIDADGDAVITLAEVEAALATAREDFFSALDANEDGLLTADEVSDRFWEKVSDADSDADEAVSLDELSTWLDDGNSLHRRGGHHSHRGFHHCVDAAFSLLGRAASQRGFFR; from the coding sequence ATGTTTCGTCGTTCAATCATGTCGCAAAAACGCAAGCCACTGCAGCGCCGCAAGTCGCGAATCCTTGTCACCGAGACACTTGAATCGCGCCGCGTGCTGACTGCCAGTGTCGGCTGGGATGGCCCCGGCTTGGGAAACGCAGAACTGACCTACAACATCTCCGGCAGTCCGAGTTCGCTGACGCAAGCGGAAACCGACGCGGCGATCGAGACGGCGTTGAACGCTTGGTCGAGTGTCGTCGATGTCAGCTTTACCCCCACCGACCAATCGGGGTTGCGCGATTCGATCGACATTTCGTTTACCAACATCGATGGTGACGGCGGCACGTTGGCGCAAGCCTATTTTCCCGACGATGTGAATCCCGCGAGGATTGCCGGCGACATCCAATTTGATTCCTCCGAGGTTTGGGAGGTTGGCAATTCGCTAGGCAATCAAGCCTTCGATCTCGTCTGGGTCGCGGTCCATGAGATCGGTCACGCGCTGGGACTGGACCACTTGGATGATGCCAGTGCGGTGCTAGCACCGTTTGTATCGCCGAGCCAAAGTTTTGCGGGACTGTCGAGCGAAGATATTGCCGAGATCACCAGCCTTTACGCTGCGGCCGACGACAGCATCTTGCCAGTCGACGATTCCGATGCGACCACCGATCTGGTCGACACCTCCGACGACGATACGACCGACGACGATACACTCGATTCCGGCGATACAGAGAATGAAGAAACGCTCGATCCTGTCGACGACGGCACCGAAACCGTGGACGATCCGACCGCCGAAGATGATGACTCGCTAGAACCGGTCGATGACGGGGGCGTGTTGGATGGTGGTGAAACCGACGAGACCGACGAGACCGACGCACATTGCCTCGACGGCTCACGGTTTCGGTTTGGCGTGGGGCTTGGTTTGACGGGAGCGACGGCGGAAGATCTGCTGACGCGGTTGGACACCAACAAAGATGGCGAGCTGACTGAGGAGGATGTTTCCAGTCGGTTGTGGGATCGTTTGGTCGATGCGGAGATCGATGCCGATGGAGACGCGGTGATCACGTTGGCGGAAGTCGAAGCGGCGTTGGCGACAGCTCGCGAAGACTTTTTCAGTGCCCTGGACGCCAACGAAGATGGTTTGTTGACCGCCGACGAAGTGAGCGATCGGTTTTGGGAAAAGGTCTCCGATGCCGATAGCGATGCAGACGAAGCGGTTTCGCTGGACGAATTGTCTACTTGGTTGGACGACGGCAACTCGCTTCACCGCCGCGGCGGGCATCACTCCCATCGCGGATTCCACCACTGCGTCGATGCAGCGTTTTCACTGTTAGGGCGTGCAGCGAGCCAACGCGGATTCTTTCGATGA
- a CDS encoding putative toxin-antitoxin system toxin component, PIN family: protein MSHPLKIVCPPVVLDTNVLVAGACRHEQSMAYRVLMAVLNRRVPLMLTEGIIAEYTDVLSRPTVRKLTGLTAKQNSDLVLELISLSHQTQLRFSWRPNLSDEADNKFIEAAVAATAIIITYNVRDFDCAALVKHGWDVMTPVEFSTLYDLGN from the coding sequence GTGAGTCATCCATTGAAAATTGTCTGCCCTCCTGTCGTTCTCGATACAAATGTATTGGTCGCTGGAGCGTGTCGACACGAACAAAGCATGGCCTATCGCGTGCTGATGGCGGTGCTTAACCGTCGCGTTCCGCTGATGCTTACCGAGGGGATCATTGCGGAGTACACAGACGTTTTGTCGCGGCCGACGGTACGGAAATTGACTGGCCTGACGGCTAAGCAGAATTCCGATTTGGTCTTGGAACTCATTTCGCTGTCACACCAAACGCAACTGCGTTTTAGTTGGCGCCCGAATCTGAGCGATGAAGCGGATAATAAGTTCATCGAAGCTGCGGTCGCCGCAACTGCGATCATCATCACCTATAACGTTCGCGATTTTGATTGTGCCGCTCTCGTCAAGCATGGATGGGATGTGATGACACCAGTCGAATTTTCGACACTTTACGATTTAGGAAATTGA
- a CDS encoding AAA family ATPase, which translates to MTAPQIDEQIAQYSQTCTKLIDEVGRVLVGQEAMVSRLLIGMLTGGHILLEGVPGLAKTLTVSSLAKAIHTGFSRIQFTPDMLPADVIGTEVFNPKEATYSIKQGPIFSNLILADEINRAPAKVQAALLEAMQERQVTIGTETFRFEDPFLVMATQNPIDQEGTYPLPEAQVDRFMLKVMVDYPTRDEERKVVDRMAGGKPMPEISAIATPEDIMGARGVVEKIWCDDKVRDYVVDVVRATRNPAELGVRGLEGMIETGASPRGSLNLMKASKAHAFLQGRNYITPHDVKSLAPDVLRHRVMLSYEAEAEGKTVDDCIRQILDNVPVP; encoded by the coding sequence ATGACTGCTCCACAAATCGACGAACAAATCGCCCAATATTCGCAAACCTGCACCAAGCTGATCGATGAGGTGGGCCGGGTGCTGGTGGGGCAAGAAGCGATGGTCTCGCGACTGTTGATCGGCATGTTGACCGGTGGTCACATCCTGCTCGAGGGTGTGCCGGGGCTAGCCAAAACGCTGACCGTCAGCAGCCTAGCCAAAGCGATTCATACAGGGTTTTCGCGGATCCAGTTCACTCCCGATATGCTGCCCGCCGACGTGATTGGGACCGAGGTCTTCAATCCCAAAGAGGCGACGTACAGCATCAAGCAGGGGCCGATCTTCTCGAACTTGATCCTGGCCGACGAGATCAACCGAGCCCCTGCCAAAGTGCAAGCTGCGTTGTTGGAAGCGATGCAGGAACGGCAGGTCACGATCGGCACCGAGACGTTCCGGTTTGAGGATCCGTTTCTTGTCATGGCGACGCAGAACCCGATCGATCAAGAGGGAACGTACCCGTTGCCCGAAGCTCAAGTCGATCGCTTCATGCTGAAGGTGATGGTCGATTACCCGACTCGCGACGAAGAGCGCAAAGTGGTCGATCGGATGGCCGGTGGCAAACCGATGCCGGAGATCAGTGCGATCGCGACGCCCGAGGATATCATGGGAGCCCGCGGCGTGGTCGAGAAGATTTGGTGCGACGACAAAGTCCGCGACTATGTCGTCGACGTCGTTCGGGCGACGCGGAATCCGGCGGAATTGGGCGTCCGCGGCCTCGAAGGGATGATAGAAACGGGAGCCAGCCCGCGCGGTTCGCTCAATCTAATGAAGGCCAGCAAGGCGCATGCGTTCCTGCAAGGCCGCAACTACATCACACCACACGATGTCAAATCGTTGGCTCCCGACGTGCTGCGGCATCGGGTGATGTTGAGCTACGAAGCGGAAGCCGAAGGCAAAACGGTCGACGACTGCATCCGGCAGATCTTGGACAACGTCCCCGTTCCATAA
- a CDS encoding DUF4430 domain-containing protein codes for MMFVCQTVSVASLQRIAGIGCLLLLALVGCQNATEPAAAPPADGPKIAVRFVFEFGEGEPVEVALDAVPDGSTVADAMRQIAEMPDTVQLEIVGKGDMTFVQSINGKTTSGNEGWSYYVNEEWAQEGVGAIELEDGDLVRWTYGESEF; via the coding sequence ATGATGTTCGTCTGTCAAACCGTCTCCGTTGCCAGCCTGCAGCGGATCGCTGGGATCGGTTGCTTGTTGTTGCTTGCTTTGGTCGGATGCCAGAATGCGACCGAGCCCGCCGCGGCGCCGCCAGCGGATGGGCCGAAGATCGCGGTTCGCTTTGTCTTCGAATTTGGCGAGGGCGAACCTGTCGAAGTCGCTCTCGATGCGGTGCCGGATGGATCGACGGTCGCCGATGCGATGCGTCAGATTGCGGAGATGCCCGACACGGTCCAGTTGGAAATCGTCGGCAAGGGAGATATGACGTTTGTTCAATCGATCAACGGCAAGACGACTTCCGGAAACGAAGGCTGGTCGTATTACGTGAACGAAGAATGGGCTCAGGAGGGCGTTGGGGCGATCGAGCTGGAAGATGGCGATTTGGTTCGCTGGACCTATGGCGAGTCGGAGTTCTAA
- a CDS encoding sigma-70 family RNA polymerase sigma factor, with protein MIATDSTHRSDSSSQSGQTQEFRSLLEAARDGDSEALGRLLQWYSNYLTLLASTQLDRRLQRRLNPSDIVQEAMLAAHRDFGDFRGQSQGELLCWLRQILIHTLHRAFAANVKVAKRDVRREVSLDAVANGLENSAINLASILPNRGESPSAPMQARERAVWLADQLSELHPPYRDVIVFRVLQGMSFDEIAKRMDRSGGAVRMLWLRALEAFKTQGEARDVCE; from the coding sequence GTGATCGCAACCGATTCGACCCACCGTTCCGATTCCAGCAGCCAGTCGGGCCAAACGCAAGAGTTTCGATCGCTGCTGGAAGCGGCTCGCGATGGCGATTCGGAAGCCTTGGGCCGTTTGCTGCAATGGTACTCCAACTACTTAACGTTGTTGGCCAGCACGCAATTGGATCGCCGTTTGCAACGCCGGTTGAATCCGTCGGACATCGTTCAGGAAGCGATGTTGGCCGCCCACCGCGACTTCGGCGATTTTCGCGGCCAGAGCCAAGGAGAGCTGTTGTGCTGGCTGCGACAGATTCTGATCCACACGCTGCATCGCGCTTTTGCCGCGAATGTCAAAGTCGCCAAGCGGGACGTCCGCCGCGAGGTGTCGTTGGACGCCGTGGCCAACGGACTCGAAAACTCCGCCATCAACCTCGCTTCGATCCTGCCCAACCGAGGTGAATCGCCGAGCGCTCCGATGCAAGCTCGTGAGCGCGCCGTCTGGTTGGCCGACCAATTGAGCGAGCTGCATCCACCCTACCGCGATGTGATCGTCTTCCGCGTCCTGCAGGGAATGTCATTCGACGAGATCGCCAAGCGGATGGATCGTTCCGGCGGTGCGGTGCGGATGCTTTGGCTGAGAGCTCTGGAAGCCTTCAAGACGCAGGGAGAAGCTCGCGATGTCTGTGAATGA
- a CDS encoding serine/threonine-protein kinase gives MSVNDSVLDSCDEPELLRALDDDQKQRLTEQLDRYLQSLESGEPLDLETLDRENPDLSEVFASYLSKLDALYGVAVGFQDPTDQFSDLQPTSGSPMTLGDFTVQREIGRGGMGVVYEANQKSLNRQVALKLLPMASLLDARQIARFKNEARAAGLLQHPHIVPVYSVGSERGIHYFAMQLIDGLPVDAWILQQRESASTSRDWRSIVAWAIDIADALHYAHTSGVVHRDVKPSNLLLDSAGKIWIADFGLARCQDDRSLTVSGDLLGTMRYMSPEQATGKAEAVDHRTDIYSLAATLFEMLTLRTAVVGEDGPTLLRAIQQDEPPRLRSLLPHTPADLSVVLQKAMARRKDDRYESADQLAADLRAVLDGRPTLAKPPTVVARVGRWTARHRRSVAVAASVCAVAMLWLVASSLIILQKSNDAKWSAVQRDQYFRHAQSAVDHLGTEVAEQLASVPGAEQVRHSLLLQTLRYHEQFAAQATGDPELSAEVARTHSRIGTIVKELKSPRDAIGHFRRAAEGYAAIIERPESIPAELAAVETRYHAAQNLNHLGLALADIGESDEALQNYRQTLAIQGALVQSDPENERYAAEFALTTNNLALLFIQNGDVAQARPLLDDAIARLTTIVERKPEDELAARGLASALANRSAVTVDDPRSEIELLQRAIQIRAASVGESSNRLSASGELATLLNNLGSANMHAGRWASAEQAFTRAAGLQRQLLSIAPAIDQHRRDLATSLNNVARALQKQAKHAEAIEALDEAISLQQASLELSNGDASGHSRIGAMLHNRGSSMLALGELAAAERQWKQAIDQQQLALAIDPQHAEAKRFLPTHYSSLLRCLARGKRWQAIDAVAVSYRAAAAGNGAAEKQADRDLAAVNELAVAQ, from the coding sequence ATGTCTGTGAATGATTCGGTGCTCGATTCCTGCGACGAACCGGAATTGCTGCGGGCGTTGGACGACGATCAGAAGCAACGCCTGACCGAGCAACTGGATCGCTATCTCCAGTCGCTCGAATCGGGCGAGCCGTTGGATCTGGAGACGCTCGATCGCGAGAATCCCGATTTGTCGGAGGTCTTCGCCAGCTATCTAAGCAAGTTGGACGCACTCTACGGCGTCGCGGTCGGCTTCCAAGACCCGACCGATCAATTCAGCGACTTGCAGCCGACCTCGGGCAGCCCGATGACATTAGGCGATTTCACGGTGCAGCGTGAGATCGGCCGGGGTGGGATGGGCGTCGTCTACGAAGCGAATCAGAAGTCGTTGAACCGGCAGGTCGCTTTAAAGCTGTTGCCGATGGCGTCGCTGTTGGACGCTCGCCAAATCGCCCGCTTTAAAAACGAAGCCCGTGCCGCGGGACTGCTGCAACATCCGCACATCGTCCCGGTCTACAGTGTCGGTTCGGAGCGCGGGATCCACTATTTTGCGATGCAGTTGATCGATGGCCTGCCCGTCGACGCTTGGATCTTGCAGCAGCGTGAGTCCGCGTCGACGTCGCGCGATTGGCGATCGATCGTCGCTTGGGCGATCGATATCGCCGACGCTCTGCATTATGCCCACACGTCGGGCGTCGTCCATCGCGATGTCAAACCGTCGAACCTGTTGCTTGATTCCGCGGGCAAAATCTGGATCGCCGACTTCGGTTTGGCTCGCTGCCAAGACGATCGCTCGCTGACCGTCAGTGGCGATCTGTTGGGAACGATGCGTTACATGAGTCCCGAACAGGCGACGGGCAAAGCCGAAGCGGTCGACCATCGGACCGATATCTATTCGCTGGCCGCGACGCTGTTCGAGATGTTGACTTTGCGAACCGCAGTCGTCGGCGAGGACGGACCGACCTTGCTGCGAGCGATCCAACAGGACGAACCGCCGCGGCTGCGCAGTCTGTTGCCCCACACGCCCGCCGACTTGAGCGTGGTGTTGCAAAAAGCGATGGCTCGCCGCAAGGATGATCGCTACGAATCGGCCGACCAATTGGCCGCCGATCTGCGAGCGGTCCTCGATGGTCGACCCACATTGGCTAAGCCGCCGACGGTCGTCGCCCGCGTGGGACGCTGGACGGCGCGGCATCGTCGCTCGGTCGCTGTCGCCGCTTCGGTCTGCGCGGTGGCGATGTTATGGTTGGTCGCCAGTAGTTTGATCATCTTGCAAAAGAGCAACGACGCCAAATGGAGCGCCGTCCAACGCGATCAATATTTCCGGCACGCCCAATCGGCGGTCGATCATCTGGGAACCGAAGTCGCTGAGCAATTGGCCTCCGTGCCGGGAGCTGAACAGGTGCGGCACTCGCTGTTGTTACAGACGCTGCGGTATCACGAACAGTTCGCGGCGCAAGCGACCGGCGATCCCGAACTCTCCGCGGAAGTGGCTCGGACCCATTCGCGGATCGGAACGATCGTCAAAGAATTAAAATCGCCGCGCGATGCGATCGGGCATTTTCGCCGCGCCGCGGAGGGTTATGCGGCGATCATCGAACGTCCCGAGTCGATTCCCGCGGAGCTGGCGGCTGTGGAAACGCGCTATCATGCCGCGCAGAACCTGAATCATCTGGGGCTGGCGCTGGCCGACATCGGCGAGTCTGACGAGGCGTTGCAAAACTATCGGCAGACTTTGGCGATCCAGGGCGCGCTGGTGCAGAGTGATCCGGAAAACGAGCGTTACGCGGCGGAGTTTGCGTTAACGACAAACAATCTGGCGTTGTTGTTCATTCAGAATGGCGATGTCGCTCAGGCGAGGCCCCTGTTGGACGATGCGATCGCGCGGCTGACGACAATTGTCGAACGGAAACCCGAGGACGAACTGGCCGCTCGTGGACTTGCATCCGCACTGGCCAACCGGAGCGCCGTCACCGTCGACGATCCGCGCAGCGAGATTGAACTGTTGCAGCGAGCGATTCAAATTCGAGCCGCTTCGGTCGGCGAGTCATCGAATCGGTTGAGCGCTTCGGGCGAACTGGCGACGCTTTTGAATAATCTAGGTTCAGCGAACATGCACGCGGGACGATGGGCGTCGGCGGAGCAAGCGTTTACGCGAGCGGCTGGACTGCAGCGTCAACTGTTGAGCATCGCTCCGGCGATCGATCAGCATCGCCGCGATTTGGCGACCAGTTTGAACAACGTCGCGAGGGCGTTGCAAAAGCAAGCAAAACACGCCGAAGCGATCGAAGCGTTGGATGAAGCGATCTCGCTGCAACAGGCGAGCCTGGAGCTCAGCAACGGCGACGCCTCGGGGCACAGCCGCATCGGCGCGATGCTGCACAACCGCGGCAGTTCGATGCTGGCGCTCGGTGAATTGGCAGCCGCGGAAAGGCAATGGAAACAAGCGATCGATCAACAACAGCTGGCATTGGCGATCGACCCGCAGCACGCCGAAGCGAAGCGTTTTTTGCCGACTCATTATTCCAGCTTGCTGCGTTGCTTGGCTCGTGGCAAACGTTGGCAAGCGATCGATGCGGTGGCTGTCAGCTATCGCGCGGCGGCCGCGGGAAATGGAGCGGCCGAAAAACAAGCCGATCGCGATTTGGCTGCCGTCAACGAATTGGCGGTGGCGCAATGA
- a CDS encoding P-II family nitrogen regulator yields the protein MKQVIAVVKPYLAQKVLGSLERAPIEAITVTEVKGFGRQKSYLDQYGDSEYSEAFLPKVEITAWVEDARVEEILAKLVSVARSGRMGDGKIFVMPVLGFLEEPSGT from the coding sequence GTGAAACAAGTCATCGCCGTCGTGAAGCCGTATCTCGCCCAGAAAGTCCTGGGGAGCCTGGAACGTGCGCCGATCGAAGCGATCACGGTCACCGAGGTCAAAGGTTTTGGACGCCAGAAAAGCTATCTAGACCAATACGGCGACAGCGAATATTCCGAGGCGTTTCTTCCCAAAGTCGAGATCACCGCTTGGGTGGAAGATGCTCGCGTCGAAGAGATCCTGGCCAAACTAGTCTCCGTCGCCCGCAGCGGCCGGATGGGAGACGGCAAGATCTTCGTGATGCCAGTCCTCGGGTTCCTGGAAGAACCAAGCGGCACTTGA
- a CDS encoding toxin-antitoxin system HicB family antitoxin yields MATLSLRMRDDLKAKAQQLASEQGVSLNSYINATLAATVAQAETLAMMGDKFDGVDRDRLRARVMKFMSATQSGPEPTPVEIERAIAGKSDVGSR; encoded by the coding sequence ATGGCAACCCTCTCCTTGCGAATGCGAGACGACTTGAAAGCAAAGGCTCAACAGTTGGCCAGCGAACAAGGGGTTTCCTTGAACAGCTACATCAATGCGACGCTGGCGGCGACCGTCGCGCAAGCGGAAACGCTGGCGATGATGGGTGACAAGTTCGATGGTGTCGATCGAGATCGGTTGCGTGCTCGAGTCATGAAGTTCATGTCTGCGACACAGAGCGGCCCCGAACCGACTCCAGTCGAGATCGAACGAGCGATCGCAGGCAAGTCGGACGTCGGGAGCCGTTAA
- a CDS encoding peroxidase family protein, with protein MKPADTFRALYNSLWSKSNRASKRPRRRRRRLRSETLESRQMLAADLNLFQHNYFDAEDVNDDGIVSPVDALAILNAIQRNQRDEGGMFTDVNNDGRRGPIDALRVLNRINRGGQDRHDSPIDNGSTIPDLPDEVRSIDGTGNNLEDEDLGAAGTTLLRVADADYADGISEPGGEDRPSAREISNVLSDASVDSEGNDRGLSAFLYVWGQFIDHDIDLSLSQEDGETFDIVVPAGDPYFDPSGTGEVTIGLSRSVYDLTTGTSVDNPREQVNAITAYIDGSQVYGSDQETADGLRSFEGGRLVITDDGLLPLDESGMVIAGDIRASENISLTAIQTLFAREHNRLADEISAADPDLIDEEIYQQARAIVIAEIQSITYNEFLPALLGNNAVDSYDGYDASVNPSIANEFSTAAFRFGHSTLNDDIEFFDNDGLEVRDEISLTEAFFNPSLLEETGIDSILKYDASSQSMQIDLEVVDSLRNFLFGPPGAGGFDLVSLNIQRGRDHGLADYNSTRVAYGLDPVESFADITSDVELQGKLESLYGDVNNIDLWVGLLAEDHVRGASVGETHQAIISDQFERIRDGDRFWYENVFEGRELKELQQTTLADIIERNTNVEGLQENVFFMNATVSGTVTRAVDNSASNRSRSSSLNRNNNSSRDVAVEGVELELLDDEGNVIDSTTTDRKGSYRFSNFVHTGEYQIRLAETGETLDLLVSNGATRLRGLDFEIVV; from the coding sequence ATGAAACCTGCAGATACCTTTCGTGCGCTTTACAACTCGTTGTGGTCCAAATCGAATCGCGCTTCCAAACGGCCGCGCCGCCGCCGTCGCCGACTGCGCAGCGAAACGCTCGAATCGCGTCAGATGCTGGCTGCCGATCTGAATCTGTTCCAACACAACTACTTCGATGCCGAAGATGTAAACGACGACGGAATCGTTTCGCCGGTCGATGCGTTGGCGATTTTAAATGCGATTCAGCGGAATCAACGCGACGAAGGAGGGATGTTCACCGACGTCAACAACGACGGTCGACGCGGTCCGATCGACGCGCTTCGTGTGCTCAACCGGATCAATCGCGGTGGCCAGGATCGCCACGACTCGCCGATCGACAATGGCAGCACGATCCCCGACCTGCCCGATGAGGTCCGTTCGATCGACGGCACGGGGAACAACTTGGAGGATGAGGATCTTGGGGCCGCTGGAACGACGTTGTTGCGAGTCGCCGATGCCGACTATGCCGATGGGATCTCGGAGCCCGGTGGCGAGGATCGGCCGAGCGCTCGGGAGATCAGCAATGTGTTGAGCGATGCCAGCGTCGATAGCGAGGGGAACGATCGTGGCCTGTCGGCGTTCCTCTACGTTTGGGGACAGTTCATCGACCACGACATCGATCTCTCGTTGTCTCAAGAGGATGGCGAAACGTTCGACATCGTAGTGCCCGCTGGCGATCCGTACTTCGACCCCAGCGGTACGGGGGAGGTGACGATTGGGCTGAGTCGTTCGGTGTACGATTTGACCACCGGAACTTCGGTCGACAATCCGCGGGAACAGGTCAACGCGATCACCGCCTACATCGATGGTTCGCAGGTCTATGGATCGGATCAAGAGACCGCCGACGGATTGCGTTCGTTTGAAGGAGGCCGCTTGGTGATCACCGACGACGGCCTGCTGCCGTTGGACGAATCGGGAATGGTGATCGCGGGCGACATTCGTGCCAGCGAAAACATTTCGCTGACCGCGATCCAAACGTTGTTCGCACGCGAACATAATCGCCTGGCCGACGAGATCTCTGCGGCGGATCCCGATCTGATCGACGAGGAGATCTACCAACAAGCCCGCGCGATCGTGATCGCTGAAATCCAATCGATCACCTACAACGAGTTCCTGCCGGCGCTGTTGGGTAACAATGCGGTCGACTCCTACGATGGCTACGACGCGTCGGTCAATCCTTCGATCGCCAACGAGTTCTCGACTGCCGCGTTCCGGTTTGGCCACAGCACGCTCAACGACGACATCGAATTCTTCGATAACGACGGGCTCGAGGTCCGCGATGAAATTTCGTTGACCGAAGCGTTTTTCAACCCCTCGCTGTTGGAAGAGACGGGAATCGATTCGATCCTGAAATACGATGCGTCGTCGCAATCGATGCAGATCGATTTGGAGGTCGTCGATAGTCTGCGAAACTTTCTGTTCGGGCCTCCCGGTGCCGGCGGTTTTGATCTGGTATCGCTGAACATCCAACGCGGCCGCGATCACGGCCTGGCTGACTACAACAGCACCCGCGTCGCCTATGGACTCGATCCGGTCGAGAGCTTCGCCGACATCACCAGCGATGTCGAACTGCAAGGCAAGCTGGAGTCGCTGTATGGCGACGTCAACAACATCGATCTGTGGGTCGGTCTGTTGGCGGAGGATCATGTTCGCGGAGCGTCGGTTGGCGAAACTCATCAAGCGATCATCTCCGATCAATTCGAAAGGATCCGCGACGGAGATCGGTTCTGGTATGAGAACGTTTTCGAAGGTCGCGAGCTGAAAGAGTTGCAGCAGACGACGTTGGCCGACATCATCGAGCGAAACACCAACGTCGAAGGGTTGCAGGAGAACGTCTTCTTCATGAACGCCACGGTCAGTGGAACGGTTACACGAGCCGTCGACAATTCCGCGTCGAATCGGTCGCGAAGCTCGTCGTTGAATCGGAACAACAATTCGAGTCGCGATGTCGCTGTCGAAGGAGTCGAATTGGAGTTGTTGGATGACGAAGGGAACGTGATCGACAGCACGACGACCGATCGCAAAGGGAGCTATCGCTTCAGCAACTTCGTCCACACGGGCGAATATCAGATCCGTCTCGCCGAGACCGGTGAAACACTCGACCTCCTCGTCTCCAACGGCGCCACCCGCTTGCGAGGCCTCGATTTCGAGATTGTCGTCTAA
- the hisS gene encoding histidine--tRNA ligase translates to MSLITPRTLRGFRDYLPEVMMPRERCMEIAREVFRSFGFAPIDTPALEYLEVLTGKGSDETDRQLYQFTDQGNRQVGMRFDLTVPFARFAAQHINELGTPFKRYHIAPVWRGEKSQAGRYREFIQCDFDTIGTQSVAADIETPLVIHSLMLALGFEAFKIHINDRRVLTGLLGHLGIAEHSVLVLRALDKLAKIGADKVAQEMQDTAGVSESQARAVLALAEIDVDADDLYAQLSKITGENATAALGIERLQQMREGLAAAGVPASRVKLDLTIARGLDYYTGVIFETFLDALPSIGSVCSGGRYDNLAELFTKQHLPGVGASLGLDRLLAAMEQLEMLPQVRTPAPVFIPYFDKGQLNAYLQLAATVRAAGIGVEVFPEPKKLGQQLKYADGRGFTLALIAGNQEFEAGTCQVKDLRDKSTTDVQWSADQPEPLLDAIRSKLKS, encoded by the coding sequence ATGTCACTAATCACGCCGCGAACGCTGCGAGGCTTCCGCGATTATCTGCCCGAAGTCATGATGCCGCGGGAACGCTGCATGGAGATCGCTCGCGAAGTTTTCCGCAGTTTTGGCTTCGCCCCGATCGATACGCCGGCGCTCGAATACCTTGAGGTTTTGACCGGCAAGGGGAGCGACGAGACCGATCGCCAGCTGTACCAGTTTACCGATCAAGGGAACCGACAGGTTGGGATGCGGTTCGATCTGACCGTCCCCTTCGCCCGCTTTGCCGCCCAGCACATCAACGAATTGGGAACGCCGTTTAAGCGTTATCACATCGCGCCGGTTTGGCGTGGCGAGAAATCGCAAGCGGGCCGCTATCGCGAATTCATTCAGTGCGACTTCGATACCATCGGCACGCAGAGTGTCGCTGCGGACATCGAGACGCCGCTGGTGATCCACTCGCTGATGCTGGCACTTGGGTTTGAAGCGTTCAAGATTCACATCAACGATCGCCGCGTGCTGACCGGTTTGTTGGGGCACTTGGGAATCGCTGAGCACTCGGTCTTGGTGCTTCGCGCGTTGGACAAGCTGGCCAAAATTGGAGCCGACAAAGTCGCTCAGGAGATGCAGGATACGGCGGGCGTTTCCGAGTCGCAGGCCCGCGCCGTCCTCGCCTTGGCCGAGATCGATGTCGACGCCGACGATCTGTATGCTCAATTGAGCAAGATCACCGGCGAAAACGCCACCGCAGCGCTCGGCATCGAGCGTTTGCAACAGATGCGTGAAGGGCTCGCCGCCGCCGGCGTTCCCGCGTCGCGAGTGAAGTTGGACCTAACGATCGCGCGTGGACTCGACTACTACACCGGCGTGATCTTCGAGACTTTCCTCGACGCGTTGCCATCGATCGGTAGCGTTTGCAGCGGCGGTCGCTACGACAACTTGGCCGAATTGTTCACCAAGCAGCACCTGCCGGGCGTTGGGGCTTCGCTGGGCCTGGATCGCTTGTTGGCGGCGATGGAACAGTTGGAGATGCTTCCGCAAGTCCGAACGCCGGCACCGGTCTTCATCCCTTATTTCGACAAGGGGCAACTGAACGCCTACCTGCAGCTGGCGGCAACCGTCCGCGCCGCGGGGATTGGTGTCGAGGTGTTCCCGGAACCGAAGAAGCTGGGGCAACAACTAAAGTATGCCGACGGCCGCGGGTTCACTCTGGCGTTGATCGCTGGCAATCAGGAATTCGAAGCCGGAACGTGCCAGGTCAAAGACCTCCGTGATAAATCGACAACCGATGTGCAGTGGTCGGCCGACCAGCCCGAACCGTTGCTCGACGCGATTCGTAGCAAATTGAAATCCTAA